One window from the genome of Blastopirellula retiformator encodes:
- a CDS encoding xanthine dehydrogenase family protein molybdopterin-binding subunit, whose amino-acid sequence MSDNSPISYSDKQYKVLGTRPVRHDGADKVTGRAIYGADVQMSGMAHGKILRSPHPHARIKAIDTSIAEKINGVYAIATGQDWPDLIDKVADLGEGAVNLHDLAQNCLAVDKVLYKGHAIAAVAARDVHVAEEAIAAIRVDYEILPAVTDIVEAMQADAPILHPGLKTETLEEPSDQPTNIDRHVHFETGDIDAGFAAADVIIEREYRTATVHQGYIEPQVSTALWNEDGHLKIWTSTQGSFTARHQTAELLQLPISKVTVTPCEIGGGFGGKIAVYFEPVAAMLSRKCGRPVKMTMQRDEVFEGTGPTPASNIKVKLGATRDGKLTAGQAYLAYEAGAFPGGVIGPGAMCIFSCVELPNAIVDGYDVCVNKPKTQAYRAPGATQAAFAFESTLNELASELKLDRIEIRRINGVKEGVKRVDGPVYPRIGYLECLDAVEKSAHWNTPLEGPNRGRGIGAGYWFNIGLKSSVSASVNPDGTVHLLEGSTDIGGTRTSIAMQLAETLGIAAHDVLPKVVDTDSVGYTDVTGGSRTTFATGMAAHKVGLDLLEQLTARAAMLWECDPIEVQVDGDLYRFGDQQITFKQLAAKLPETGDPVVGRASVSPEGSTNGFGVHIVDVEVDPDTAKVTILRYTAIQDAGKAIHPSYVEGQMQGGAVQGIGWALNEEYFYGDDHKMRNASLLDYRIPTCLDVPMIDAIIVEVPNPSHPFGVRGVGETPIVPPPAAIADAIYQATGVRMTQLPMSPPRLWKAMTQR is encoded by the coding sequence ATGAGCGACAACTCGCCCATTTCCTATAGCGACAAACAGTATAAAGTGCTGGGCACGCGGCCCGTGCGTCACGATGGCGCCGACAAGGTGACCGGCCGGGCGATCTATGGAGCCGATGTACAAATGTCGGGCATGGCCCACGGCAAGATCCTCCGCAGTCCGCATCCGCATGCCCGGATCAAAGCGATCGATACGTCGATCGCCGAAAAAATCAACGGCGTCTACGCGATCGCGACCGGTCAAGATTGGCCCGATCTGATCGACAAAGTGGCTGATCTGGGGGAAGGCGCCGTCAACCTGCACGACCTGGCGCAGAACTGCCTGGCGGTCGACAAGGTGTTGTACAAAGGGCACGCCATCGCCGCCGTCGCTGCCCGGGATGTGCATGTCGCCGAAGAGGCGATCGCCGCGATCCGCGTCGACTACGAGATCTTGCCGGCGGTGACCGACATCGTCGAGGCGATGCAGGCCGACGCGCCGATCTTGCATCCTGGTCTGAAAACCGAGACGCTCGAAGAGCCGAGCGATCAACCGACCAACATCGATCGCCACGTTCATTTTGAGACGGGCGACATTGACGCCGGCTTCGCCGCCGCCGACGTGATCATCGAACGCGAGTACCGAACGGCGACGGTTCACCAAGGTTACATCGAACCGCAAGTGTCGACCGCGTTGTGGAACGAAGATGGTCACCTGAAGATCTGGACGTCGACGCAAGGATCGTTCACCGCTCGGCATCAAACGGCCGAACTGCTGCAACTGCCGATCTCGAAAGTGACCGTTACGCCGTGTGAGATTGGCGGCGGATTCGGCGGAAAGATCGCCGTCTACTTCGAGCCGGTCGCGGCGATGCTAAGTCGCAAGTGCGGCCGCCCGGTGAAGATGACGATGCAGCGTGACGAGGTGTTCGAAGGTACCGGCCCGACGCCGGCTTCAAACATCAAGGTCAAGCTCGGAGCGACGAGGGATGGCAAGCTGACCGCCGGTCAGGCGTATTTGGCGTACGAAGCGGGCGCCTTTCCCGGCGGCGTGATCGGCCCCGGCGCGATGTGCATCTTCAGCTGCGTCGAGCTGCCCAACGCGATCGTCGACGGCTACGACGTCTGCGTCAACAAGCCGAAGACGCAGGCGTATCGTGCGCCTGGCGCCACCCAAGCGGCGTTCGCCTTTGAGTCGACGCTAAACGAACTTGCCTCCGAGCTGAAGCTCGATCGCATCGAGATCCGCCGCATCAATGGCGTCAAGGAAGGCGTAAAACGCGTCGATGGCCCGGTCTATCCGCGGATTGGGTATCTGGAGTGTCTCGACGCCGTCGAGAAGTCAGCCCATTGGAATACGCCGCTGGAAGGCCCTAATCGCGGTCGCGGCATCGGCGCCGGCTATTGGTTTAACATTGGGTTGAAGTCGAGCGTCTCGGCGTCGGTCAATCCCGACGGCACGGTGCATCTGCTGGAAGGTTCGACCGACATTGGCGGCACCCGCACGTCGATCGCGATGCAACTGGCCGAAACGCTGGGCATTGCGGCGCATGACGTCTTGCCGAAAGTGGTCGATACCGACAGCGTGGGCTACACCGACGTCACCGGCGGCAGCCGCACCACCTTCGCCACCGGCATGGCGGCGCACAAGGTAGGGCTCGATCTGCTAGAGCAGCTTACTGCCCGGGCTGCGATGCTGTGGGAGTGCGACCCCATCGAGGTGCAAGTCGACGGCGACCTCTATCGCTTCGGCGATCAGCAGATAACCTTCAAACAGCTGGCCGCCAAGTTGCCGGAGACCGGTGATCCGGTCGTCGGCCGGGCCTCGGTTTCGCCGGAAGGCTCGACCAACGGCTTTGGCGTGCACATCGTCGATGTGGAAGTCGATCCCGACACGGCGAAGGTGACGATCCTTCGCTACACGGCGATCCAAGACGCCGGCAAGGCGATTCATCCCAGCTATGTCGAAGGGCAGATGCAAGGAGGCGCCGTGCAAGGCATCGGCTGGGCGCTCAACGAAGAGTACTTCTATGGCGATGATCACAAGATGCGAAACGCGTCGCTGCTCGACTATCGCATTCCAACTTGTCTCGACGTGCCGATGATCGATGCGATCATCGTCGAGGTCCCCAATCCGTCGCATCCCTTCGGGGTTCGCGGCGTTGGCGAAACGCCGATCGTGCCGCCGCCAGCCGCTATCGCCGATGCGATCTATCAAGCGACCGGCGTCCGCATGACGCAGTTGCCAATGTCGCCGCCGCGGTTGTGGAAGGCGATGACGCAGCGATAA
- a CDS encoding (2Fe-2S)-binding protein, with translation MAKKQLITATINGEQREFACEPRQSLLEALRDGLQLTGAKEGCNNGNCGACTVLLDGEPVVSCLVLAVEAEGAEIETVEGIAAGGKLQPLQQCFLEGAALQCGVCTPGFLMTTKALLDRIPHPSEEEIRFQLAGNLCRCTGYDKIVRAVQAAAEGEQT, from the coding sequence GTGGCCAAGAAACAGCTGATCACCGCAACGATCAATGGCGAACAACGCGAGTTTGCGTGCGAGCCGCGGCAGAGCCTGCTCGAGGCGCTCCGCGACGGGTTGCAATTGACCGGCGCCAAAGAAGGCTGCAACAACGGCAACTGCGGCGCATGCACGGTGCTGCTTGATGGCGAACCGGTCGTCAGTTGCCTGGTGCTGGCGGTCGAAGCGGAAGGCGCCGAGATCGAAACGGTCGAAGGGATCGCCGCCGGCGGCAAGCTACAGCCGCTGCAGCAATGCTTTTTGGAAGGGGCGGCGCTGCAGTGCGGCGTCTGCACGCCCGGCTTTCTGATGACGACCAAGGCGCTGTTGGATCGGATTCCGCATCCCAGCGAAGAGGAGATTCGTTTTCAGTTGGCTGGCAACCTCTGCCGCTGTACCGGATATGACAAGATCGTCCGCGCCGTCCAAGCCGCCGCCGAAGGAGAGCAAACATGA
- a CDS encoding FAD binding domain-containing protein, whose translation MQDFDYAAPISTNDAVRLLSDPSQKSVVLAGGTDILVLLRERRRRATLVVDVKKIAELNELAMTAEGGLFLGAAVSCSRIYREAAIAQNYSALVDAVKIIGGWQIQSRATVGGNLCNASPAADSIPPLAIYDAVAEIATHSGRRQMPVAEFCTGVCKNVLARGELLVAIIFPPHPKLSGAAYQRFIPRNEMDIAVANAASYLELDKAGKIQKARIVLGAVAPTAVRASAAEESLVGQEPNEELFAIAGELAQQAASPIDDMRGTVEYRQHLCSVLSRRTLTIAAERAAANK comes from the coding sequence TTGCAAGATTTCGACTACGCAGCACCGATTTCCACCAACGACGCCGTGCGGTTGCTGTCGGACCCCTCGCAAAAATCGGTCGTACTGGCGGGCGGCACCGATATTTTGGTTTTATTGCGAGAGCGGCGGCGACGTGCGACGTTGGTTGTCGACGTCAAAAAAATTGCCGAATTAAATGAGCTGGCGATGACGGCCGAAGGAGGACTCTTCCTCGGCGCGGCAGTCTCTTGCAGCCGCATTTATCGCGAAGCGGCGATTGCCCAGAACTATTCCGCCCTCGTCGATGCGGTGAAGATCATCGGCGGTTGGCAGATCCAATCGCGGGCAACGGTGGGGGGGAATCTTTGCAATGCTTCGCCGGCCGCCGACTCGATCCCGCCGCTGGCGATTTATGACGCCGTCGCCGAGATCGCCACGCATTCGGGACGCCGGCAGATGCCGGTCGCCGAGTTCTGCACCGGCGTCTGCAAGAATGTCTTGGCGCGGGGCGAGTTGTTGGTGGCGATTATTTTTCCCCCGCATCCGAAATTAAGCGGCGCCGCCTATCAGCGTTTCATTCCGCGCAACGAGATGGATATCGCGGTCGCCAATGCGGCCTCGTATCTCGAACTGGACAAAGCGGGGAAGATTCAAAAGGCGCGGATCGTGTTGGGCGCCGTCGCTCCGACTGCCGTTCGGGCATCCGCCGCCGAAGAATCGCTCGTCGGCCAAGAGCCGAATGAAGAACTATTCGCAATAGCGGGCGAACTGGCGCAGCAAGCGGCCAGCCCGATCGACGACATGCGGGGAACGGTCGAGTATCGCCAGCATCTGTGCAGCGTTTTATCGCGACGGACGTTGACGATTGCGGCCGAGCGAGCCGCCGCCAACAAATAG
- a CDS encoding aldehyde dehydrogenase family protein, producing MATITDSITIAAPQVRHTQCFIDGKWVDASSGKTFETLNPATEEVIAEVAEGDAADIDAAVKAARRAFDGGPWRTMDARDRGALIYKLAELIEQEKEALAALETLDNGKPIKDALNADLPLVIDCLKYYAGWADKIQGATIPIRGDYFCYTRREPVGVVGQIIPWNFPMLMTAWKWGPALASGCTIVMKPAEQTPLTCLRMAQLAKEAGIPDGVINVVPGFGPTAGGSLVAHPGVDKIAFTGEHTTAQIIMKSAADTMKRVTFELGGKSPNVVFADADLDAAIAGSHFGLYFNQGQCCTAGSRVFVEDSIYDEFCKRVAGMNHDRKLGNPLDMATEQGPQVDQRQMEKILSYVDLGKQQGAKLLSGGNRFGDKGFYVEPTLFADVTDDMKIATDEIFGPVMSVLRFKDQDEIIQRANNTFYGLAAAVWTQDVKKAHRFAAEVRAGTVWVNCYDVFDTAAPFGGFKMSGLGRELGAAGLDAYLENKTVTVNLAE from the coding sequence ATGGCTACGATTACCGACTCCATCACGATCGCTGCGCCCCAAGTACGACATACGCAGTGCTTCATCGACGGCAAATGGGTTGACGCATCCAGCGGCAAGACCTTTGAAACGCTGAACCCCGCGACCGAGGAAGTGATCGCCGAGGTCGCTGAAGGGGACGCCGCCGACATCGACGCCGCCGTGAAGGCTGCCCGTCGCGCGTTTGATGGTGGCCCATGGCGAACGATGGACGCTCGCGATCGCGGGGCGTTGATCTACAAGCTGGCCGAACTGATCGAGCAAGAGAAAGAAGCGTTGGCCGCGCTCGAAACGCTCGACAACGGCAAGCCGATCAAAGACGCGCTCAACGCCGACTTGCCGCTGGTGATCGACTGCTTGAAGTACTACGCCGGCTGGGCCGATAAGATCCAAGGCGCCACGATTCCCATCCGCGGCGATTACTTCTGCTATACCCGCCGCGAGCCGGTCGGCGTCGTCGGGCAGATCATCCCCTGGAACTTCCCGATGCTGATGACCGCCTGGAAATGGGGACCGGCGCTCGCCTCGGGCTGCACGATCGTGATGAAACCGGCCGAGCAAACGCCGCTCACCTGTCTACGGATGGCGCAGCTGGCGAAAGAGGCCGGCATTCCGGATGGCGTCATCAACGTCGTGCCGGGCTTCGGTCCGACTGCCGGCGGTTCGCTGGTCGCCCACCCCGGCGTCGACAAGATCGCCTTTACCGGCGAACACACCACCGCCCAGATCATCATGAAGAGCGCCGCCGACACGATGAAGCGGGTGACGTTTGAATTGGGGGGCAAGAGCCCGAACGTCGTCTTCGCCGACGCCGATCTGGATGCGGCGATCGCCGGTTCGCACTTTGGCTTGTACTTCAACCAAGGCCAGTGCTGCACCGCCGGAAGCCGCGTCTTTGTCGAAGACTCGATCTACGACGAGTTCTGCAAACGGGTCGCCGGCATGAACCACGACCGCAAGCTGGGCAATCCGCTCGACATGGCGACCGAACAAGGTCCGCAAGTCGATCAGCGGCAGATGGAGAAGATCCTCAGCTACGTCGATCTCGGTAAGCAACAAGGCGCCAAGCTGTTGAGCGGCGGCAATCGATTTGGCGACAAAGGCTTCTATGTCGAGCCGACCCTCTTCGCCGACGTTACCGACGACATGAAGATCGCCACCGACGAAATCTTCGGCCCGGTCATGTCGGTTCTCCGTTTCAAAGACCAGGACGAGATCATCCAGCGGGCGAACAACACGTTCTATGGCCTGGCCGCGGCGGTTTGGACGCAAGACGTGAAGAAGGCGCATCGCTTCGCCGCCGAAGTGCGGGCCGGAACGGTCTGGGTCAACTGCTACGACGTCTTTGATACGGCGGCGCCGTTTGGCGGTTTCAAGATGTCTGGTCTTGGTCGCGAATTGGGAGCGGCCGGCCTGGACGCTTACCTGGAGAACAAGACGGTGACCGTCAATCTGGCGGAATAA
- a CDS encoding ectoine synthase → MLVKKLNEVIGTESEVVSENWTSRRLLLKKDGMGFSLHDTIIRAGTTTPIHYQNHLEAVYCIEGKGRVEIVDSGEIYEIEAGTVYALDKHDKHLLSADVDMRMVCVFNPPVVGTEVHDENGVYPACVD, encoded by the coding sequence TTGCTCGTTAAAAAACTGAATGAAGTGATTGGGACCGAATCGGAAGTCGTTTCGGAAAACTGGACCAGCCGTCGTCTGCTGCTGAAGAAAGATGGCATGGGCTTCTCGCTGCACGACACCATCATTCGCGCTGGCACCACCACGCCGATCCACTACCAGAACCACCTGGAAGCGGTCTACTGCATCGAAGGCAAGGGGCGCGTCGAGATCGTCGATTCGGGCGAAATCTACGAGATCGAAGCCGGCACCGTCTATGCGCTCGACAAGCATGACAAGCATCTCTTGTCGGCCGATGTCGACATGCGGATGGTCTGCGTCTTCAATCCGCCGGTCGTCGGTACCGAAGTTCACGACGAAAACGGCGTTTACCCAGCGTGCGTCGACTAG